The window ATCACCGAACTGATCGTGCCGATATTGGTTGAGCCGGCGATCAGTGCCACCACCAATAGGCCAAGGAATAAAATCGGTTCAACTAACACCCCAAGAGTCAGTTCACGGCTTGCCCCAATCCCTGCAAATGGGCTACCTGTGTCTAAACCGGAAAGTGAAAAGAAAAAACGAAAGAGCGCAAAAATATACAGCACGATAATTAGGTCACCCGCACCACTAAATAACGAGTTCAAGGTGAAAACGGGTAAAGCCATCGCTAACAACAACATGCTGCCAAGCAGCACATACGGCATGATGCGAAAAATGATCCCAGAATCACGTGGCGCAACAGACTGGCGTTTTAGTAACTTGGTGATATCGCGATAATCCTGCCAAATACCTGGGCCTTGGCGCGAATGCATTTTGGCGCGAATTTGCCGTGAAATACCGGTAAATAATGGCGTTAGCAGCAGCAAAATCACGGCTTGGATTACGGCAAAGAACCCCATCATCAATGTTGGTGCTTCTTGAATTGTCATGGTTTCTCCCCCTACGCCGCGATCACGACAAGCAACACCACCAACGCAGCAACAACATACAGGCAGTACAGCCTGAAGTCTCCGCCTTGTAAGCACTGCATGCGCTTCGCGATCCGATTAATACAACGGACAAATGGGTAAATAATCTTCTCATCCCAGAAAGGCTCAACATTACCCGCCCCTGTTTTCGTCATCTCTAAGGTTTGCGCTAAACGATCCGATGGGTCGAGTTGCTCACGCATACGGTAAAGCGGTGCAAACATAGAACGCAGCGGTTGAGTAAAGCCCCCCGCAGACACTGACATGTCTTTTTCCCATGCATAACCACACGCCCACGCATCCCCTTTGCGGCGATAGCTCATTTGCTTGCCTTTGAACACCAGATAAATAATGAAAGGAATAAGCGGTAAAGCGAGTAACAGAACGAAAGTCATCGCTGGGGAAATCATTGCTTGTGCTGCGCTATCAGGCATTAACATCGCCCCTTGGGCAACCGTGATATCTGTTGCACTGGTTAATGACATCGCCACATTCGCCAATACAGGGGCAATCACACTAGCCCCCACGCCTAAAATGACGCAGATAGCGGCTAAAACCAGCATGGCTGCGGTCATTGTCCAAGGAACTTCCCGTGCTTTTGTCGCTTGTTCACTGCGCGCACCGCCACAGAAACTCACACCATACACCTTGACAAAACACATCGCCGCCAGCGCCCCTGTGATGGCTAACATCACGATGGCGATAGGACCACTGATACGCATGATGAATGTGCCTTCATGGCTCATTGAGAAAAGGGATTGATAGGTGTACCACTCACTAACAAAACCGTTTAAGGGGGGTAAAGCAGAAATCGCCATACAGCCGATTAAAAAGGCGGTTGCCGTCAATGGCATTAATTTGGCTAATCCCCCCATTTTTTCCATATCGCGGGTATGTATACGATAAATCACCGCCCCTGCGCCTAGGAACAACAGCCCTTTAAATACCGCGTGGTTAAGCAGATGGTAAACCGCGCCGAGCAGACCTATGGTCGCGAGTACCGGCATATTATTTGCCATACCGACCATACCAACGCCGACACCCATCAAAATAATGCCGATATTTTCAACGGTATGCCATGCTAGCAAGCGCTTAATGTCGTGCTCCGCCAGTGCATACATCACACCAAGAACAGAAGAGACAGCACCAAAGGCCAACACCACAATGCCCCACCAACCTTGAGTTGCACCTAGCAAGTCGATAGCCACTTTGCTGATCCCAAAAATACCGATTTTCACCATTACCCCTGACATCAACGCGGAGGCATGTGACGGTGCTGCGGGGTGAGCTTGTGGTAACCAACTGTGTAATGGAAGCATCCCTGCTTTGGCACCAAAGCCAAAAAATCCCAATAAAAACACTATCGATGCCATCGTTGGCGAAAGCGTAAGTTGACGGAAGGAGTCGAAGTCTAAGCTGCCACTTTGTCGCCACATTAAGAAGAACGCTATCATGATCAAGATCGAACCCGCATGGGCGATAAAGAAATACAGCAAGCCAGCGCGAATGGATTTGTCATCTTGATCAGCAATAACGAGGAACCAAGATGCGAGTGACATCATTTCAAATAAGATAATGAAATAAAACGCATTATCCATCACCACCAGCGCCACCATGGAGGCGATAAAGATATTGAGGAAGAAGCCCATGCTCCAAGCCCCACGTCCACAATACTCCTGAACATAATTCAATGAATATAGGGCGCTGACGGTAACCAGCAACGAAATCACCATCACCATAAAGGCGGCTAAGCCATCCATCCGAACGACAAAATGAGCAAATGGGAACGGCCCTTGTGCCATATACGTCAGGACTTCACCATTCATTAAAACTGGAATGGCGCTAAACAACCCTAATAAGCCACCGATAATCGCCGAAATCCCTGCCACATAAATGGCGATTTTTTCTTGGCGCTTAAACAGCAACGAGGCAAACCCACCGACGGTATATAACGCAATTGACCACAAAAGTAATTGAAGCGCTGTCATGTTAGAGGTTCTCCTGCCGTGAGACAAAAATGTCGAACTCTGGCGGCATTGCATCGACAGACGCATTGCGGCGTTTCGCACTTTCGTTTTCCAATTGGCTTTCCTCAACCAGATGGAGGGCATCCGTTGGGCAAACCTTCACACATGCAGGTCCATTTTCGCTAAAATCACATAAATCGCATTTCACGGCGATATTGCGAATGCCCGCATTCCACGCTAAAAATGGGTTCATGGTCGGTAAACTGTCTGGTACATCAAGCAGCATCTCTTTCGGTACATATTGCTCAAAGAAATCAGGCATATTGACAGGTTTACTACCGGATGGTGTGATCGCCCCAAACGGACACACCAAGCCGCACAGCTTACAACCAATGCACAGGCTCTCATTCAACACGATCATGCCATTGTCATGTGTAATCGCGTTCACTGGGCACACCCGCGCACACGGTGCATCGTCACACTGACGACACAACATCGGGGCGGTTAGCTCTCCTACTTTCACCACATTTAGTCTCGGATGTGATTGTAATCCCTGTGCCTTGTGTGTTTCTGAACAGGCTGCCATGCAGGTATTACATCCGATACATAATTGCGGGTCGGCAATCACAAAGCGATTCATTCGCCTTACCCTCCAATCAAATTGGTCGAATTATTAATATTGATATAGCTGTCTTAGCATATTTCATGCCATGATTATTTTTATTAATTATCAATTAGTTAACTAAATAAAAAAGGAAGATCGACACTAATGACGATAAGATTGGAGGGTAAATGCTCTTATCGACACTCGCTTGTCGTGGGAAAATATCTTGAGAAAATATGTTTAAACGGGGGAATTTACTGATTTTCACTATTTCGCTGTGATGGGATAAAAATAAAACACCATTTTCGTCTTATTATTTTTTGCTTTACACTTTATTTATTTCTTTATTTTATTCATTTTAAATAGGCATTTAATTTACAACAAAGATAAAACTGACCTTAAGTTATATAAAAAACGGTTAAAATTACTTAAATTATTTGAAATAATAACGAAGTCATCATTACTGACTTGTCAATAATAAATGATGATTTAAAATAAAAACGAAATTATGAAAAAATAAATAATCCATTAAAATCAAAGCAATAGATAGAAAAAATCATTATAAAAATATATTTTAATTCCATTGATAGGCAAATCTTATTTCAGCAATCGATTAAACCAATGGACATCATTGATAAAAATCAAGAACAAATTCACTTTAATTATCCATCATAGTCCGGCTGTAGGATTATATTAACTAAAAATATTTAACTATATTTGACCGCAATCTTCCAAGGATAGTGTAATGAAAAAACTTACTCGCATTACGGTCGCTGTCATATTTTTACTTTTACTCGGTTACTTTGGGTTATCGGGATATGTGTGGTACCACGATGATCAACGAAGAAAAAATAATGACATTCAGACATCTAAAATTGCAGAAAATAATCAAGTCCTCCAATTCTTTGCTGAAAAAGGATGCGATTACTGTCACACGCCGTCAACGGATTTACCTGCTTATGCCTCATTTCCAATTGCTAAACAATTGATGGAATACGATATTCAGCTCGGTTATAAATCCTTTAACCTTGAAGCTGCCCGCGCTGCATTAATTGCGGGAGAACCCGTTCCTCAGAGTGAATTAAATAAAATTGAGTGGGTGATGCAAAACCACACAATGCCACCAACACGCTATGTCGCACTGCACTGGGCTGGCAGCGTGAGTGACGAAGAGCGCACTAAGCTACTGAGCTGGATTGCGAAGCAACGTGCAGAGCATTATGCCACTGAAGATACCGCTGCTGAGCACCGCAACGAACCAATCCAACCTATCCCTAAATCACTAAAAGTAGATGATAAGAAAGTGGCGCTAGGTTTTCGCCTATACCACGATGCGCGTTTATCTGGCGACAGCACCATTTCTTGTGCTCACTGCCACGCGCTGAACGCGGGTGGGGTTGATGGTCGTAAGACTTCTATTGGTGTTGGGGGTGCCGTTGGCCCAATCAACGCACCAACAGTATTTAACGCCGTATTTAACGTCGAGCAATTCTGGGATGGTCGTGCTCCTGATTTACAGGCACAAGCCGGAGGACCGCCATTGAACCCAATTGAAATGGCATCT of the Providencia rettgeri genome contains:
- a CDS encoding respiratory chain complex I subunit 1 family protein: MTIQEAPTLMMGFFAVIQAVILLLLTPLFTGISRQIRAKMHSRQGPGIWQDYRDITKLLKRQSVAPRDSGIIFRIMPYVLLGSMLLLAMALPVFTLNSLFSGAGDLIIVLYIFALFRFFFSLSGLDTGSPFAGIGASRELTLGVLVEPILFLGLLVVALIAGSTNIGTISSVMSEGWISPTATFLALLACGFATFIEMGKIPFDVAEAEQELQEGPLTEYSGSGLALVKWGIGLKQVIVAVLFLSIFFPFGNASVLTVGSLLMALVLLLVKLLVIFVLASLVENSLARGRFLLTHHVTWLGFGVAALGFVFYLTGL
- the hyfB gene encoding hydrogenase 4 subunit B; translated protein: MTALQLLLWSIALYTVGGFASLLFKRQEKIAIYVAGISAIIGGLLGLFSAIPVLMNGEVLTYMAQGPFPFAHFVVRMDGLAAFMVMVISLLVTVSALYSLNYVQEYCGRGAWSMGFFLNIFIASMVALVVMDNAFYFIILFEMMSLASWFLVIADQDDKSIRAGLLYFFIAHAGSILIMIAFFLMWRQSGSLDFDSFRQLTLSPTMASIVFLLGFFGFGAKAGMLPLHSWLPQAHPAAPSHASALMSGVMVKIGIFGISKVAIDLLGATQGWWGIVVLAFGAVSSVLGVMYALAEHDIKRLLAWHTVENIGIILMGVGVGMVGMANNMPVLATIGLLGAVYHLLNHAVFKGLLFLGAGAVIYRIHTRDMEKMGGLAKLMPLTATAFLIGCMAISALPPLNGFVSEWYTYQSLFSMSHEGTFIMRISGPIAIVMLAITGALAAMCFVKVYGVSFCGGARSEQATKAREVPWTMTAAMLVLAAICVILGVGASVIAPVLANVAMSLTSATDITVAQGAMLMPDSAAQAMISPAMTFVLLLALPLIPFIIYLVFKGKQMSYRRKGDAWACGYAWEKDMSVSAGGFTQPLRSMFAPLYRMREQLDPSDRLAQTLEMTKTGAGNVEPFWDEKIIYPFVRCINRIAKRMQCLQGGDFRLYCLYVVAALVVLLVVIAA
- a CDS encoding 4Fe-4S dicluster domain-containing protein, whose product is MNRFVIADPQLCIGCNTCMAACSETHKAQGLQSHPRLNVVKVGELTAPMLCRQCDDAPCARVCPVNAITHDNGMIVLNESLCIGCKLCGLVCPFGAITPSGSKPVNMPDFFEQYVPKEMLLDVPDSLPTMNPFLAWNAGIRNIAVKCDLCDFSENGPACVKVCPTDALHLVEESQLENESAKRRNASVDAMPPEFDIFVSRQENL
- a CDS encoding cytochrome c peroxidase, with protein sequence MKKLTRITVAVIFLLLLGYFGLSGYVWYHDDQRRKNNDIQTSKIAENNQVLQFFAEKGCDYCHTPSTDLPAYASFPIAKQLMEYDIQLGYKSFNLEAARAALIAGEPVPQSELNKIEWVMQNHTMPPTRYVALHWAGSVSDEERTKLLSWIAKQRAEHYATEDTAAEHRNEPIQPIPKSLKVDDKKVALGFRLYHDARLSGDSTISCAHCHALNAGGVDGRKTSIGVGGAVGPINAPTVFNAVFNVEQFWDGRAPDLQAQAGGPPLNPIEMASKSWDEIIEKLDKDPVLKQDFNAVYPEGFTGDNITDAIAEFEKTLITPDSPFDNWLRGDNTALTAQQLHGYQLFKENKCATCHGGIILGGRSFEPLGLKKDYEFGEVTAQDIGRMNVTSDERDKLRQKVPTLRNVELTAPYFHRGDVATLDEAVKLMLRYQVGKELPQKDVDDIVAFLKSLTGVYTPYVQQSEAQ